Genomic window (Rosa chinensis cultivar Old Blush chromosome 6, RchiOBHm-V2, whole genome shotgun sequence):
TTTTCTTGTGAAAATTTTCTTTAGGTATTGTATCTGTTGTTTGTGACATCTCGGGTTTTATTGATTTGTAGATTTGCAAAGTAGAGAGGAATTTAGAGCAAGAGATGGACCAAAGGTTGTGGTGCGTATTCTAAATGATGGATTTGGGAACAGAGACATATTGTTCAGTGGCTTTGCTGTCGTTGCTGCTGCTTCAACGGGTAACAAGGATACAAAAGAGTCTTTCATGAACTTGAACATTGAAGAGCTTATTTTGCAAGCACTTTCAAAAAGTAGACACGCAAGAGGTGAAAGCAGCATTGACTTGAATGTCAGTTTATATGATGCCATACATATTCTCTTAACACCTGACGATACTCGTTTTCCGCCTTCCCAAGTAAGTTGAAGATTCTTGCAAATTGCCACAATCTTTTGTCTCACATAAAAAATGTACGTAAATGAAATCATTGATTATTTAAACATGAATACATAACATCTTTTTTGGTAACTCCTAACTTTACATTCAAATGCTTATATGCTACAAAATAATCATGCTATGAACTCAAACTTTCAGATATGTGGTAATGCGCGGAAATTCGCCCAAACTGGAATTGTAGAAGTTCTGCTTCAAGTTATGAACACAGCAGCCCTATCTGAGCGTTTTTTAGCAGCCATCGCTTTGGACGCTATTGCTTTCAATGTAAGAATGTTGTATTCTGTTTAGATACGGTCtgaattttatgttttattaaaaCTCAAAGGGGTCTTTATATTTTAGACAGTTCATGCTCATAATCTTATTATTCTCTAGGATAAGATCTCTGTTTTGTGCATTATTGATGCTGATCCTATTTTTTCAAATCCTAGTAACATGTAGAAGCGTTTAACATGACTTTTGTATTATGACAAAGTTTTGCATCTTTCATTGGGTATTGTCATCATGAAGTCAGTACTTCAATATGCAGACACGCATAAGTTGGAATATCACTTCTATTGAGTGAGATTTATGTGACACTCTGTTCCTCCAAGGAGGAGTATCTGCTCTAGGTGCTTCTGCCACGAACTCAAATTAGAGTTGGCAAACCTACGAATCTCACCTGGCCTAGCCAATGCATCTCACTAACACATTTTCTGAACTTTGTTAATTGATCAGATAATAACTTGGTCAGAATTCCGCATAATTATGTCATTATAACTCATGTCAATACAAaggtccttttgtttttttttcccctactTCGTTATTTTAACTGTGTCTTACAGTTTGGCCTTTTCTTTTCACAGAATAAAATATGTGCAATCATAATTCAAAAGGGTGGTACTGCTAGAGTTCTCTCCTGTCTTCAAAGCGTTCTCCCAGATATATTCGGTACTGACCAAGACAAAGCAGTAACAAAAGCTTGCTGTTCTTTGTTCTCCAAGGTACAAGTCATTTTATTCTTATACCATTACGGATTCTTTTGTATAAAAGACGCCGCGAAAATGCTGTGCagattttttaaatttcaaactttattgtttatgtatATTAGTATGGGAAAAATAATTGAAACCACAGCTTTTGCATCCattctttatttattcatttttttttttttttactcttagTTGAGTTTAAGGTCAACATAGAAACCGATGATTTCAACAATGTGGATGATCTAGAAATAATTTAAGGTCTAGGATTTATTATTGTTTGGTGAAGCTCTATGGGCACCTCTTATATATTATCATCTTTTAGTTGGCACGAAGTCCAATTCTTTCTGAGGAGAGTTTGGCTGAGGTTTCTAAACGGAGTTTGGCTGCGCTAGTTTACCTCAGCGGTACTCCATGTTATTCTGACTCTTCAGTCCTGCAAGAGGTAAAGTGCAATCTGCATAGTGATCTGCATAATAATGGTTTATTTTGATGGCTAAATATGGCAATGCAACATTAACTTAACTTTTCCATCATGGTACAGATGATGTCTCTTATTTCAATACTCTCCCTAAAATCCCCTGCCTGTGCATTTGAAGCCGGGGTTGGAAAACTTACAATCAAGGTCATGAAGGATTTCCCTGCTGCACAAATACTACAATGGAGATGCTGTCTCATTATCCGGAATCTTGCTGTAAAAAACTCAGAAAACATgtaagtttcttttttcttttttttcttttgtaattccCATTTTGTTCAGCACTTCCTCACTTGATTCCCTTTTCGCAAGATTGCCCAAGGCGATACTGAGAACTAACCGTTGTAAAATCAACTTTTTTCACTGGACAGAAAAATTATGGTCGAGAATGGTGTCGAAACATTGATAAGGCAGGCGAAGCAGACGCATGCAATCTGTAAGGATGCTGCGACAGACGCCCTAATGTGTCTGGAACTTGATGATTACTACGTGTAATTATAAAAGAGCCTATACTCAACTTCATGTATGTTTTCCCTGTTTGTTTTGGCTTTTGCCCAAGGTCTGTGATGTAGCGGTTGGTTTTGATATTTCAACAGCTGGGATCTTATTATATTTTTCAACGGGGTTATTTGGAAGAGTTTTTAACCATGCCAAACGCTATTAATGTATAGAACTGAGGAGCTTTTTATTCAACTGCTTTTTGAAGTACATGCTGCCTGTTTGGTGCTTCCAGTGCTGCAAGATGTAACAAAAAAGAGCACCCCATAAAATTGTGTTCGTTCAACAAATAAAAGATTGTACATTCAAATAACAAGGGATTCATTGCAATGGGCAAGAAATAGACAGTATATAAGATTATTGCAGACCTTCCTAAAATGTAAAATATATATCACAAAGTAGGACTGAATACCAATATCTGGCTCAGATTTTATCAGAGAACCTTATTTAGCAATTGATCTCTCTTTAATAAGAATGCTACGTTCTTAACTTATTATACCATATTAACTTATTATACCATACTGGCTAAATATGGTTTATTTTGATAGGGAAAAGACGTTGAACTTTCCCGACCAGTATCAAACGAAGAGATTCTCAGACCAAAAAGGAAGAGGTCGTGGACAAATGCTGTTAACGAAATTAAGAATTTCCTATATTGTGGATTTTTGATACTGTTGATATTCCTGCATGCGACCTGTGAAAAAGTGAGCTGATTGCCTACAAAACGAGGAAGACATCCTCATATCAGTAATTGCCAAAAGAGCTGGACAATCTGGTTAAAGATGTATCACCATTGAACACTAAAAGCAATGCCAGAAAATGCAAGTAAGCATAGTAGAAGAGGATAAAGAGTAATTATGATGTAAACAAGAATGAATAATATGCTCGCTAAATGAGTGaatgtgtttgtgtttttaataCTGTGTTTTTCAAATGTACCGAGCTTAGATGAGAGCAATTTTGTATATGGGCTAGGCGCCTGAGCAATGTGTTTGTCTTTGGTAGCTTCCACCCAAGTTCGAGTTGTTTTCTTTGGCAAATAGTCTCAAAAAAGTTTGAAAACGacatttttgatgaaattatttGACCAAATTTGACACAAAATGTGCCCAAATTAAGACTATATTGTTTAAGAATAAAGGATtcgagagagaattgtgtgttttattattgagaataggagccctatatatagggattacaaaatacatattctaatgttacaaggaaaactattccgaataggactaggcTATACCGAGAAGCTcggttggtatcggttggttggTCCTCCAACCGAGTTTCTAACAAATGAAGATGAAGCTTGGTGCAGAAGAACCTGTTGAAGTGAAGAGAAGTAAGGCAAAGCTGCATTCGCTTGTGGATGAAGCAGGTGGTTTGGACCAAATTTTGGTTAAACATAAATCAAGACTTGAGAAAGAAAAGGTGGCTGCTGCTCAGCAACCAGAGGACCGGACTAGATTCTCTGTGACTCGAAAACAAGCAAGGGAGAGAGAACTACAAGAACAATGGGGAGGTCTAGGCTTAGGAAACTCCATGAAGCCACATCAATCGAAACTTGAACTGGATAAGGTATATCTCTTGCTCTTGTGCTTTATGAGTTAGCTCTTGCACTTTATGTGTTGCTTGCAAATGCTGTGTGGTTCTAAGGTTCTTAATTATATTTCTGACTGTTGGTATTTCTAAATTTTTGTAGGCTGCTTGGATTAAAGCTGGACAAGAGGAAAAGAGGCAAGCTGTGGGATTCTCAGGTTAAAGGAGGGAAGATATGAAGCAGTTATCACTTAAATTGTAAAGAATATGTTTCTGCAATTGATCAACCTAATGATCAATGTTTGTGTTTCTTTTACGATTTTGTATTGTTACAGGAAAATACTGTGTATAAAAGTACGCAATCAGTTAGATTGGATTGGATTCCCCAATTTAAAGCCATCATAGTCAAATTGATTGACAGAACTTTTTTCCCATAATTAGTAATCTTACGAGTCCACAACTAAAGTGGTTTCGTTGTCCCAAGCCGCTGGGAAACGGTTATGCAACCACAAGTACATTAGTTTGAACCTCATGTGACTAGCTGTGACTGTAACTTTGTTTACAGCTAAAGCAAGCAAGCATGAAATACGCTGCTAGACATGTAAAAGAAGCAATCGAAAAACAGCTGCCAACAAAGCCAAACGTAGAATCAGCAAAATTCTCTAGCCAATTTGGATGCAACTGATCATAATTTATGCGGGAAATAGGATGGGAAAAAAAGCATTCATTTGCTATGCTACCAAATGATCTACCATAAGATGGGATGAAATATCTATTGGTTAAGTAACTACACTTTCTCGAGCTCAGTATTGTGTCTGTCCAATTGGTCTTTCAGCTCCtttttccacccttggattaACCTTTCATTCTTCTTGATAATCTCATTCTTTACCTTCAACTCCTCTTCCATCACAGCAATCTCCTGGAGCAACGAAAATGCACCACGATTAAGTATGCAAGGCCAAATAGACATATGGTAAATGGACAACATGGTTATATTTTACCTTTCTGAGTTTTTCAGCATTCGTGGGCAGATCCTCAAGTTGCAGACCAATAAAATAGAGCTGAAGCTTTTTGGCAGCTTCCATAAAATCTCTGGCATGTCTCTCAACATCAACTGAAACAGTGACAAAATAAACGTCATTTCAACCATAAAGTAATACCCTGGGTGAACTACTGGAGTACTGGTCAGTGTGCACCACAAGATTTGAACTTTATTCACTACTTAAGAGTGACAGACAAGCATACAGTTAGATAAACCATGGATAAACAAACTCTCCCTAAGCTGATGAGTTCATACACATATATTACCATCCGCCACAATCTGAAACGTCGAACAACGGTCACCAAAAGGTCCAAGGATCATTGTGGCCACTGAAAAATGATACTTTGGGTAGACAAGATTTACCAAAATCATGACCAACAGTTTTAAGACAATCCCAAACAAAATTCCATCAAGAGAGAAATCTCAAAAATGAACAGACATTGaaccaaaataaatataaataccATCATTCTTTAGCATAAACAGCAATTTTAATGTATTGGTCTTGCATGAAGAGGGGATGACTACTAACATATTTATATCATCATGAACACATCCGATGGGAAGAATGCAAATCTTGAGGTTCTCACAAAGAATTTAGTACTGCAGTACAATTATGTAATCTCCAACTTCTCTCTGGTCCCACCACTATTTACTACTAAAGACATTAACACTTGATTatttaagttttgttttcaaCCATGGTCCTTGAATGTTAAAAGAGTCTTCAAATGAAGAAACTCTCCTTCTCCCAGCGATTATCTTTCTTTCCAAATCTCCCAACTCCTCCATTGAACAAAAACTAGAATGCTCCTTTGCCAGAGCTGAAGCAAGAACCTCCAACCAAGTGTTTAACCAGTTTAACATCTCCTATTCTTCCTTTTAACCAGAAGATATTCCCCATTGCTACCCAAGTTTTAAATTGTTACATAGACATGTTACAAAGTTCACCAGCACAAACAAAAAAGTTACTAACTTATCTATTGTACCGAGAGTAATCCATGGCCTAAGTATCATATCAGAATATGAATCGAAATGAAGTcacacaaacacaaaacaagcGTGAGCTTGACACGTAAAGAGATAATGGCACTAACTCTGATGAGACGGGTGCGGCGAGCGGTCTATTGCTTGAAGCTCTCTGGCAGGCAAGCATGGAAGCAAAGCAGCCTCCAATGCCATCACACATGCCACCATCTCATCCTTTGGAGATTGCATCTGTGCATCACTTTGGTGCTGCTGTTCTCTCTCAGCCATTTCCCAAACAACCAAGTgctgcaaaatttcaacaaaaacaagAGTGAAATTAAAGTatgaatgaaacccatcaaagaAATCAATTTGCCAGAATTTAAAGATTATTTGGTGGATTTACGTATCTGGGTATCGCCTTACAAGCATGAAAGTGTAATTTAAGTTTCAAAAGTTTCAAGCTTTTCTGAACCCATTAATCGGAAGATTGAATTCAATTCATGAACAAGAAATGATTCATGCTTGGCCAACCCCAAAACGCAAATGTGTATTCTGTAAAATTCCTACAGATGAAACCAAATTTCGTGTTACCTTGAATGAGGGTGAAAGCTTCAATCAAGCTTCGTTGGGCAACAAAATCTCATCTAGTGTAGACAGTGAAGCCTTCCTTCCCCgccctctttctcttttctcagTATTGGTTTCCCTCTTATTCTCCGAACTCACTTTTATTCAACAAAaaacatcttcttcttccttcttctttctttttttttttttcgttttttgttacttttttttttcctcttactgaaaataaaaaagatttttGGTCACTAATAAAAGGACATTTTTGGATGAAACAAAGTAAACATATTATGCGAGAGATGGAAGAGTTTTGCATGTTGAGCTTTATAGGCAACAACAAGGTCTTTTACATCAATATAATTGTACTCAATGTTTGCAGATGTATGGTTTTATAAAATAGCAATAAGGATGATTTATCTATTAATTTTTTCACTGTCACTCTCAGAAATCAAACGTGGTGCATGTATGGTTTTATAAAATAGCAATAAGATGATTTATCCATCAATTTTTCGACTGTCACTCTCAGAAATCAAATGTGGtggatgtatttttttttttttttgagaaaaagataGCTTCATTAACTAAAGGCCAGAAGGCACATACATCAGATGTTGTCTCATACCTAAGATCTAGATGGCACAAGCCGCCAAACAAAAGACAAGTACCTTCACTGTTAACACATatgctcacttattgagcctacaTACAAGAGATCAAATCCTCACTACAAGCCTCTCTTTGAAAATTaaacctagtcgcctagagacctcaattggtgtacaactagagagaaCTAAGAAGCAAATAGTAAAGATTTAATTTCAAGTACTAGGCAAGGAGACCCGGGAACCAAAAGCTTCCCATTGCCCTTATCTCGAGAATCCTCTGTCGTTACTATCTAGAGGATTTGCTAGAGGCACGAAAGTGCGTAGTTCCCTACCAAATAGAGAGTAATACTAACCTAGGGTTCCCATAACAAAGAGAAGACAAAAGTAAAGTAACTTAAAAACACAAGGCATGGCCCAAAAAGAACCCCAACTCAAACTTCAGCCCAAATCCCAGAAGGTTAGACTAGAAGGTGGGCCGTACCCAACCCTCTCGGCCCAAGCCGCTGACTGCCTCGCCTCTCCTTCACCTCTGCCTCCCAACCAGTGGCGTCGAACCTGCAACATGACCCATCGCCGCCCGACCAACCGGGAGTGACTGCGAAACCGGATCCACACCAACCGCCTCTGCCTGAGTTGAAACCAACGTCCAATCACTGCCGTCAGCCAACcaaatcaaaacattcaaacccAGCCGGCCGGCCGcagaccaccaccaccaaacgTTGCCTCCGCCCCTGCAAGGACTCGTGCCCACTCCAATCCCGTCCCATTGCCACGACGCATCCACCACCTGTAACCGGGAGAGAGGTGGTAGAACACCCACCCAATCTCAACCTCCGAGTCGAAAGCACTCACAGAACTAAACTACCTGTCCGGCCACCCCCAACGTGCGCCGGCTAGGCCAAGGCCGTCGCCGACGCCGGAGAGCAGCCGAACAGGCATCTGTGCAGCCAACGGGTGTTCTAGAGAGAGGGGTTCCTCTAGGGTTTTTCTAGAGAGAGAGGTGGATGTATGGTTTTATAAAATAGCAATAAGATGATTTATCTATCAATTTTTCCATTGTCACCCTCATAAATCAAACGTGGAAAACTAGGAAACAATATATTGGTTTAGATCTTTCTTCTTTACTTTGGGACTAAAGCCTATTTGACCCTGATCTAATGGATTTCGTAGTGAGCAAGCAAGTTAAAGAGAGAATCTTGTAGTGCTTTGAAACAACATTGTGGTCTTCTTTAGATTGTCCAGCGACGACAGTCAAAAGGAGTCCCCCGAAAGGTTTTTATCTATGTGTTCTTGTGGTTGTGTTTGGTGGCGACTACTCAGAGATTAGTGATATTTGTGGTTCCCCTTTAACTGACAACTTAGAGAAATATCCGATTTTCTGAGATGTAACTGATATTATGTCTCTGAATCAGATGATTAATTGACTCAGTTGAATACTCATATATTAGGCGAGCGGCTGTGTGACAACACTCCAGAGAAAGCAGCACTTTCGTGTAACATGACGAAGCTGCTTACCCTTCTGCCTGTCTTCTTGACTCGACCCAGGCATAGTCTTAGGTAAGCCGCATGACGATGTCGATTAAACAGTGAACTCCCAAGTCACCTGTAGGCAAGGAGACAGTTCGGACTCTTATGAGATCGTAAGCTTTAAACATCCTACCGTAGTTATGGAATTTATGTAGTTGTTCTTTCCTGTCGGGTCTAATTTCATTGAAGTTTTCGGTGGCTTGGATTCTGGAAATGTTATATTTGAATGCGACGACTACTAGTGTTTAGCTATTAATGGTGATTCTTGATTATTAGAGATGGTTTCTAAGTTCCCTTTGAGTTAGGCTTTGTATAAATTACGCTTTAATTGGGAGTTTAGCCTCGTAATATCAGAACTTGGACCAAACATTCGCACTGACCACCTCAAACACAACACAACCATGAACATATATATGGTATTCTTTGAATCCTTGCACCATGTTGTACCTTATTTTGTCTAAtgaatattataaatcaaaggTTACATCAACAAAAGTCTTTGaatctttgcttgtcctcaaatTTTTTGGCCGAACCGggctataaaaacaaaaaacaaagataaATTCTACCAAGCAGAATATTCTAAATTTgtatagaaaacaaagaaaagtaaaattatataataatggTTGGCACCTGTCCTCTGGTCCGGCTGACACAACCTTCCTAATATTGTCTTCCGAGAATCCGAGTTCACCTCCTCTCCTATATATCTCTTACGTATGAACATGATATAAGAAGCATCCAGAAGGCAAACACATTCCCAAAAGAAGCATTGACAAGGCGTTTGGTCTTCTGGAGAGTCTGGTTTTCAAATCAGATCAGCCATGGGAGGAGGCAACGGACAGAAGGCCAAGATGGCACGCGAGAGGAACATGGAGAAGCAAAAAGCCGCAAAGGGTACCTCAAAGAATCAAGCTTTCTGATTTTGTTACATCTCTCTCTGATTCTGACCTTCATTTGTGAATTTGGGATTTTTCAGGTAGCCAGCTTGAGACCAACAAGAAGGCCATGTCCATCCAGGTAGCCTCTTTGCAAACCCTGCCTTTCATTTGTCTTGTCTTGCATGATATGATTTATAACTGGGTTCCATATTTGATTGATTAGTTCTGCTATATTCAATTATATGAAACTAGATACTCAaattgtgctcttttcctttgtTTCCTGGTGTTAATGATGTTAATCCATATAATGATATGTTCTTtcttacaaaataaaaaaagttctCTTTAATATCAGTTAAACAGAGGTGTTCATGTTTTTTTCCCCCTCAATTCGTAATTATTAGAACCTGAAATAGAAATTTGAGTTAGATATCAGATTTTATGTGCAATTGCTTAATCCTGGGTCTCTACGTTGTGGAATCCTGTCTCTGAGCAGCCAAAGAGTTATTGACTTACCTAATTTCTTGTATTTAATCGGTTATACTTCAGTGGGGTTTGGGAGACTGGCATTTCTGATTTCCTACCTAACTTGATTGATGGTCAGTGACGATTTGTATAACATACTATGTGTGTTAACTGTACGCTTCTTGTAGTGGTTATAAAGATGGTTGGTGGTTGGATTTTTCGAGCATTAATTCTGTATCATGAGGTTCCCACTCTGCCCATCTCTTTTCAAAGTGCATTGTTAATATCAATGTACAAAGCCAGAATGTGATATAGTTTCCCAAAAGCTTTTATTTCATGGCATGCTGTCTTTCAAT
Coding sequences:
- the LOC112172668 gene encoding uncharacterized protein LOC112172668, which translates into the protein MIQCLESLKQLSSGESSQKGDRVLIRCQATRDLVLGLKNMASYLHDLQSREEFRARDGPKVVVRILNDGFGNRDILFSGFAVVAAASTGNKDTKESFMNLNIEELILQALSKSRHARGESSIDLNVSLYDAIHILLTPDDTRFPPSQICGNARKFAQTGIVEVLLQVMNTAALSERFLAAIALDAIAFNNKICAIIIQKGGTARVLSCLQSVLPDIFGTDQDKAVTKACCSLFSKLARSPILSEESLAEVSKRSLAALVYLSGTPCYSDSSVLQEMMSLISILSLKSPACAFEAGVGKLTIKVMKDFPAAQILQWRCCLIIRNLAVKNSENIKIMVENGVETLIRQAKQTHAICKDAATDALMCLELDDYYV
- the LOC121050103 gene encoding uncharacterized protein LOC121050103 isoform X3, encoding MPENAKEPVEVKRSKAKLHSLVDEAGGLDQILVKHKSRLEKEKVAAAQQPEDRTRFSVTRKQARERELQEQWGGLGLGNSMKPHQSKLELDKAAWIKAGQEEKRQAVGFSG
- the LOC121050103 gene encoding uncharacterized protein LOC121050103 isoform X2, producing the protein MQLGAEEPVEVKRSKAKLHSLVDEAGGLDQILVKHKSRLEKEKVAAAQQPEDRTRFSVTRKQARERELQEQWGGLGLGNSMKPHQSKLELDKAAWIKAGQEEKRQAVGFSG
- the LOC121050103 gene encoding uncharacterized protein LOC121050103 isoform X1; this translates as MKMKLGAEEPVEVKRSKAKLHSLVDEAGGLDQILVKHKSRLEKEKVAAAQQPEDRTRFSVTRKQARERELQEQWGGLGLGNSMKPHQSKLELDKAAWIKAGQEEKRQAVGFSG
- the LOC112172670 gene encoding mediator of RNA polymerase II transcription subunit 28; the protein is MAEREQQHQSDAQMQSPKDEMVACVMALEAALLPCLPARELQAIDRSPHPSHQIDVERHARDFMEAAKKLQLYFIGLQLEDLPTNAEKLRKEIAVMEEELKVKNEIIKKNERLIQGWKKELKDQLDRHNTELEKV